Sequence from the ANME-2 cluster archaeon genome:
TGCTCTCAGCATACAGATCATCATAATCGGGATGTTCCCTTGATGGCAGTGCTTCCTGACCCACACGTAATGAATACAGGCGACGGATAATGTTCTCTATGGCAGATCCGGGCCAGAGACCGAAATTCCTCTGTAAATGGATAGCAGTCATTCCCTTCATCGCCATCATATCTTCATACGGGGAATCAGGGGTAAGGGTAAGGTTATCCAGTTGTATTTCACCCTTGTTAAAGTGCTCTATACCTCTTAACACCATCATCAAGGTTGTCTTACCGCTACCGCTTCTGCCCATTATCCCGACAATCTCGCCATCGTTCACTTCAAAATTAATACCATCAAGTGCCCTAACTGTGGCATCTTCCAACTCGTAGTCTTTTACAAGATTTTTAACTTTAAGCATCACAGACATCCTCCAAAGGTTTTCATTAAGCCGCTTTTTATCTGAACTTCATTAAACAGGTAATAATCATTATTAATGAGAGTTATTCTTCATGTTGTGGTTCCATATATTCATTACGGTAATTGCTTATCAAAATGTTTGTTTTGACCTATACACAAATTTTATGTCAGGGAAACACTAACTATAAAACCATATTGTGATAAACATGAAAGGATGATAATTATGAAAAAACCAGTTTTCCTGATCTGTGTACTTCTTGTATCGGCAGTCATTATCTTCTCAGGGTGTGTATCTGAATACGAGGTAACTGAGCCTCCCAAAACCACACCTCAACCGGAAGGGACCAGTACTACTACTGTTACCCCTACCCCTACACAAACGGTAGACCCAATCCAGCTTCTCAGCGGTCCCACAGATGAATGGACCAACAGGGTAAGGATCAAGGATGTATCTATTTCAGATGATGGTAACTATGTGGGGGGGGTGTCCACCCAGAAGGCCATAATAAAAACGCCCACTAGGGACCTGCTGACAAATTTTAACTGGCCCAATGCCCAGTTCATCTCCGTATCGAGTTCAGGGGAATATATAGGCATAGCTGATGATGATTTTGTTAAATTATATGATAACACCGGAGGAGAACTGCATTCCTATAATACCGGTGGCACTATTAATCAGATATGTGTCCTGGATAATGGCAATTTGATTCAGGGCGGTGAAAAGTCACCGCAGTTATCTGCCGTGGGTGTCAAGGGTAATGAAGTATGGAACTGGGAACCTGGCATATCCACTGCAAAGGTCCTGGTATTTGATTATTCGGCAGACGGCCGGAACATGCTGGTAGGCACCCAGGATGACAGGGTATACTACCTTAACAGTGAGGGGAAGTACACCTGGTTCAAGGACGTGTTCGGTGAAGTTGAAGATGTAAAGATATCAGATGACGGTGAAAAGCTGTATGTCCTGACAGATGATAACAAGATACATTCCTTTGACAAATATGCAAATAAGAACTGGGAAAAGGAAATTGAGATTAACACTGTTGAGATCGAGATCAGCCCAGACGGGAATTATATCCTGACAAAACCCTACAATGCAGCCGATAGTTTTTCGTTTAAGAATCAGGTATATCTGCTTGACCAGAACGGCAATGTGAAATGGATGAAACAGATGGAATCGGATGTAGGGGTTATCGGTATATCAGATGACTCGAAATATGTGGTTATCAGTGAGGGCAGGGACCTGAGAATGTATAACCTGAATGGTGATGAACAGGCAACATACCATCTTGAAAGTCAGTACGGGATGTTTTTCGTATGCCTCGACATGACCCCTGATGCCAGTAAAATGGCCCTTGGCACTACAAACTCACTGTTAGTATTCGGGTAATCTCGGATACTACTCTTTTTCTTTTATCAGCACTGCCCTGGCAGGCCCCCCGTCACCGTTAGCGATCTTTAGCGGCAGGCATACCAAAAAATAATCCCCTGCTTCCACATCTGTCATTTCAAGGCCTTCGATCACCACGATACCCGCATCCAGCAGGGTGTGATGAACCTCATATTCTTCATCCAAAGCGCCTATGGAAATAGCATCGGTACCAATAGTCTTGATCCCGATATCTACGAGGTACCTGGCACATGCCGCCGTAAGATATGCCCCACCGGAGGTGCCCGGATCACCTGAACTACCTGAGTCTGCTGAACCATCCAAACCACCTGGGCCATCTGAACCACTTGAGTCACCTGAACCGCCTTTCAATAAGATAATTTCTCCTGCTTCAAACGGACCGATATCACCCGCTTCTATGGGCCTGTTAATTGAAGATAAGTCCAGTACCCTTGCATTACCTACAAGCGTGTTCATAGGCAGACTGTCAATTCCGGCCCCGTCGCGTATGAGGTGCAGGGGCGGGTCCACATGGGTGCCGGTATGGGTTCCAAGAGTGATACGTGAAATGTTGTAGGAGTCACCCTCATCAAGCCCTGATACCTTTGTTATCTGTGGCCCGGTATCTCCGGGGTACATCTCCATATCCACTTTGATGGTCCTGGAGATGTCGATCATCTTCATACTATCAGCTCAAAACCTACTGTGGGCTGCTGCAGTCCGAAATTTGTAAGTACATCTGGATGTATCTCACCAAGTGTACCAATCTCATTTCCATCAACCATGAGCGCTGCACGCCTGCCTTTTAAAAATGCAGGATCGTCGGTCCCGGTAATTGTGTATTCTAATCCTCTCTCACGCATAACAGCATCGACCACACCCCTTACTTCAGTAAAATTAGATGCGGGATGGATACTTACTGCTGCCAGATGTTGTGTGGTAATACCATTCACTACCACATCCCCAACCTCAAAGATACGTTGTGGCAGTTCACGGTGCTGGTTCAATGACAGTATTTCCATCAGGTTCGGAAGGATGGTGGTCCTGACCATGGTCTGGTCCTCACTGATAGGATGCTTGAGAGGGGTGGCCTTTTGGTTTGGACTGCGCAACATGTTATCGTAATGTACCTTTTCGCTTGTAAGGGTGAAAGGCATTACCTGGTTATATCCTAACCCAGGCATTATCTGTAGTATTTCATTGCGTCTTATGGATATAGGGTGCTGCCTCCCCACTGTTACGGTCTTTGGGATAACAAGAGGTATGTTATCATAACCATATCCGATTGAAATATCCTCCAGGATATCCCAGGTGTGCAGGATATCTGCCCTGTATGCAGGCGAACTTACGTCTATGGATCCTTCTTCTTTTATAGATGCCCCGAACCTCATGCGCTGAAGTTGCTCTACGATCTGTCTGGGTGTTAGGTCAATACCTATTAGTGACTTTACTTCATCTGCTCCAAGATTCCAGTGTTCAGGTGTCAGGTCAGGCGTGATAATCTTATTTTTGATGCCATTCTCAATATTATCCCCAATTTTGTTCTCTATGCCGTCTTTAATACTATTGTCAATACTATTCTCAATAGTCACCGTTCCGATGTTTCCGCCCCGCTCGGCCAGGGAAGTTACTACGATATTAAGTGCTGTGTATACTTTCCGGTCCAGACCGGTCACATCAATGAACAGGTCGCGAGTTCCATGGCTTACCCTGGTAAGCTGTCCGTTGATAATAGGCGGAAATGAAAGTACCTGGTCTTTGGCATCAAGTATCAGGGGGTATTTATTAAACCCTTCCATGAGATGTGCGTATTTCACTCCCTTTGGATGGCTTTTTAGTATCTCCTGCATGGTCATGGGTTCTTCAAAATCCAGGGGTACAAAACTAAAATCCGGATCTGCCGCCACATACCTGAATGGTGGTTCAATATCACTTATATCGTGTATGCCGATTGACACTTTTTTACGGTCCCTGCCCAGGCCCCAGTGCAGGTCCTCCTGAAGTGCCATTAAGCTCTCAATGCTGTAATCATTGAACTCAAGTCCCTTCACCACTGCACATCCCAG
This genomic interval carries:
- a CDS encoding phenylalanine--tRNA ligase subunit beta, producing MPVITLYYEDIETLIGTDKGTFIDRVPMIGADIERIEDDHIDIEFFPDRPDLYSPEGVARAMRGFLDIHTGLPEYNVKDSGIRITLDDGIKNIRPYLGCAVVKGLEFNDYSIESLMALQEDLHWGLGRDRKKVSIGIHDISDIEPPFRYVAADPDFSFVPLDFEEPMTMQEILKSHPKGVKYAHLMEGFNKYPLILDAKDQVLSFPPIINGQLTRVSHGTRDLFIDVTGLDRKVYTALNIVVTSLAERGGNIGTVTIENSIDNSIKDGIENKIGDNIENGIKNKIITPDLTPEHWNLGADEVKSLIGIDLTPRQIVEQLQRMRFGASIKEEGSIDVSSPAYRADILHTWDILEDISIGYGYDNIPLVIPKTVTVGRQHPISIRRNEILQIMPGLGYNQVMPFTLTSEKVHYDNMLRSPNQKATPLKHPISEDQTMVRTTILPNLMEILSLNQHRELPQRIFEVGDVVVNGITTQHLAAVSIHPASNFTEVRGVVDAVMRERGLEYTITGTDDPAFLKGRRAALMVDGNEIGTLGEIHPDVLTNFGLQQPTVGFELIV
- a CDS encoding cyclase family protein; the encoded protein is MKMIDISRTIKVDMEMYPGDTGPQITKVSGLDEGDSYNISRITLGTHTGTHVDPPLHLIRDGAGIDSLPMNTLVGNARVLDLSSINRPIEAGDIGPFEAGEIILLKGGSGDSSGSDGPGGLDGSADSGSSGDPGTSGGAYLTAACARYLVDIGIKTIGTDAISIGALDEEYEVHHTLLDAGIVVIEGLEMTDVEAGDYFLVCLPLKIANGDGGPARAVLIKEKE
- a CDS encoding WD40 repeat domain-containing protein yields the protein MKKPVFLICVLLVSAVIIFSGCVSEYEVTEPPKTTPQPEGTSTTTVTPTPTQTVDPIQLLSGPTDEWTNRVRIKDVSISDDGNYVGGVSTQKAIIKTPTRDLLTNFNWPNAQFISVSSSGEYIGIADDDFVKLYDNTGGELHSYNTGGTINQICVLDNGNLIQGGEKSPQLSAVGVKGNEVWNWEPGISTAKVLVFDYSADGRNMLVGTQDDRVYYLNSEGKYTWFKDVFGEVEDVKISDDGEKLYVLTDDNKIHSFDKYANKNWEKEIEINTVEIEISPDGNYILTKPYNAADSFSFKNQVYLLDQNGNVKWMKQMESDVGVIGISDDSKYVVISEGRDLRMYNLNGDEQATYHLESQYGMFFVCLDMTPDASKMALGTTNSLLVFG